The Candidatus Hydrogenedentota bacterium genomic interval ACCTCCACCAATTTTGAGGTTGAAACACGGTACTACAGGCAATTGCACATTCAAAACTACAACTGCATTGTGCTGCCCGAAGACGAAAACGCGCCGCTTCAGGAAGTTCAACGGCATCCTTGAGAGGCATCACTGTTGCGCCGCCGTTCACGATGACCGACTCGCTCCACATCTTGCCCATTTCACAGCCTCTTATCGTACCGTCAGGAAATACTTCCATCAACCGACCTCCTGCGAGACAGCGAGAATGACCCTTGGGGCGGTTTATCCGCGAGAGCACCTCACGCCGTAGTTGGCGTTGTAAACGCCATTCCAAACCTCCCAAATAACGTAATGACCCCTGTTTAAGCTGTCTTTCGGTCAATAGGGCATAAGTCTTTGCCAACTTGCGCTGGACCGTATCCGAAACATCGCGAACAAGTCCGATATCATGAAAATCTATGGGCCAAGCAGCTGTCTCTTCAATGAAAGATCCTAAATCATCGGCATTGTCTTCACAGAGAACCGAAGCCACCCGTACAGTCAGATTGTTATGGCGTTCCGCCAGCGCCGATGCCCCTTTCACCGTGCTGTAAGCAACCTGATAAGCACCGGGTAATCCACGGAGCCTGTCATGCACCGCTTCCAATCCATCGATGGAAACAGCCAGAGCTATATCTAAACAAGTTGTACGCGATAGAACATCCTCAAGTGTGGAGAGAATTCTGTCTGTCAAAAGACCGTTGGTATTGATGCTGATTCTCGGCGTCTTACTGCTGTGTACCATTGCACATATTAGATCAGATAAGTCTTCGCGTAAAAATGGCTCTCCGCCGGTTATTGTCAAATGAACAAGCCCGTCAAGCCCCTTGAAAACGGACGCCCATTGCTCCGAAGTCAATTCATTCGTCTTAGAAAATGGACGGACATTTTGCGCGGCATAACAACAATAACTACATCTGAGATTGCATCGACCCGTCACGAAGGCAATAACATAATTCGGGCGTTCCCCACGTATAAGTGCACGATAAAGCCT includes:
- a CDS encoding radical SAM protein; amino-acid sequence: MNVNTLIRLYRALIRGERPNYVIAFVTGRCNLRCSYCCYAAQNVRPFSKTNELTSEQWASVFKGLDGLVHLTITGGEPFLREDLSDLICAMVHSSKTPRISINTNGLLTDRILSTLEDVLSRTTCLDIALAVSIDGLEAVHDRLRGLPGAYQVAYSTVKGASALAERHNNLTVRVASVLCEDNADDLGSFIEETAAWPIDFHDIGLVRDVSDTVQRKLAKTYALLTERQLKQGSLRYLGGLEWRLQRQLRREVLSRINRPKGHSRCLAGGRLMEVFPDGTIRGCEMGKMWSESVIVNGGATVMPLKDAVELPEAARFRLRAAQCSCSFECAIACSTVFQPQNWWRLLF